The following proteins are co-located in the Desulfatibacillum aliphaticivorans DSM 15576 genome:
- a CDS encoding DUF523 domain-containing protein, which yields MKPKQFPVPAQTPLFPEESLPGGKAPVLISACFLGFPCRWHGRPAKRRDKLIKDLKKKYVLVPVCPEQLGGMPTPRTSETLCGHTGAEVLDGLYRIIAPETGEDVTRFHVNGSRYVLNIARTVGAERAYLEGGSPTCDKEGVTGELLRRNGVRVIRVG from the coding sequence ATGAAGCCCAAGCAATTTCCAGTTCCGGCCCAAACGCCTTTGTTCCCGGAGGAATCCCTGCCCGGAGGCAAGGCGCCCGTGCTTATCAGCGCCTGTTTTCTGGGGTTCCCTTGCCGGTGGCACGGCAGGCCGGCAAAGCGGCGGGACAAGCTGATCAAGGACCTCAAAAAGAAATACGTCCTCGTTCCGGTCTGCCCCGAGCAATTAGGCGGCATGCCCACGCCCCGCACCAGCGAAACCCTGTGCGGCCATACGGGCGCGGAAGTGCTGGACGGCTTATACCGGATCATCGCCCCGGAAACCGGAGAGGACGTGACGCGATTTCACGTCAACGGCTCGCGGTACGTTCTCAACATCGCCCGGACGGTGGGCGCGGAACGCGCTTACCTCGAGGGCGGCTCCCCCACCTGCGACAAGGAAGGCGTTACAGGCGAACTCCTGCGCCGTAACGGCGTCCGCGTGATTCGCGTCGGCTGA
- a CDS encoding DUF1848 domain-containing protein has protein sequence MIISASSRTDIPAFYGDWFRNRLDAGYCLSINAFNGRVYRVGLSPREVDGFFFWTKNPGPFMGNLSDVHSRGFPFIVHYTINGFPRLLEPAIPSVEASVSHLRVISKTYGKKAVIWRYDPILITCETGFDFHRENFAAIARRLKGAVKDVVVAYASFAFRKTRTNLTRAAREMGFRFEDPHISSKQAFLRELAAIASDNGMALRLCGQSECLSPGILPAVCIDAMRLSEVAGRLIPSKRPGHRGKECACDYSRDVGAYVTCGHGCLYCYATASHRTSRLYHEQHDPKAEWLRGPRRLRKSSAAS, from the coding sequence ATGATCATCTCGGCAAGCTCCAGGACGGACATTCCCGCATTTTACGGCGACTGGTTTCGAAATCGCCTGGACGCCGGATATTGCCTATCGATCAACGCTTTTAACGGCCGGGTTTACCGGGTCGGGCTTAGCCCCCGGGAGGTGGACGGGTTCTTTTTCTGGACCAAAAATCCCGGCCCGTTCATGGGCAACCTCTCTGACGTGCATTCACGCGGCTTTCCCTTTATTGTGCATTACACCATCAACGGCTTTCCCCGCTTGCTTGAGCCCGCCATCCCCTCCGTGGAAGCGTCCGTCTCCCATTTGCGTGTGATCTCAAAAACGTACGGAAAAAAGGCCGTCATCTGGCGATACGACCCAATCCTCATAACTTGTGAAACCGGCTTCGATTTTCACCGCGAGAATTTCGCAGCCATCGCCCGGCGCCTGAAAGGAGCAGTGAAGGATGTGGTTGTGGCCTATGCATCCTTTGCCTTCAGAAAAACCCGAACGAACCTGACCCGCGCGGCCCGGGAAATGGGCTTTAGGTTCGAGGATCCGCATATTTCCTCCAAACAGGCGTTTTTGCGGGAATTGGCGGCGATCGCTTCGGACAACGGCATGGCCCTGCGCCTGTGCGGACAATCGGAATGCCTGAGCCCCGGGATACTCCCGGCAGTATGCATCGACGCCATGCGCCTGAGCGAAGTCGCCGGCCGATTGATTCCCAGCAAAAGACCGGGGCATCGCGGGAAGGAGTGCGCCTGCGATTACTCCCGGGACGTCGGCGCTTACGTCACCTGCGGCCACGGCTGCCTTTATTGCTACGCCACGGCGAGCCACAGGACCTCCCGGTTGTATCACGAGCAACACGACCCCAAGGCGGAATGGCTGCGAGGTCCGCGCAGGTTAAGGAAGTCTTCGGCTGCATCCTGA
- a CDS encoding type IV toxin-antitoxin system AbiEi family antitoxin domain-containing protein — protein MKYNNFFARHPVFTLEEFDAYLASSGSFSPKNRNAILAYYRKQGRLIAVRRGLHAVVPLGMTPESTPVDPFLLAGKMTNDAVLAYHTALEFHGSAYSATNRFMYLSQKQSVPLHFRGCEFKCTPGPKVLVDKDMESFGVETAERMGVSLRVTSLERTLVDILDRPNLGGAWEEIWRSLELVEYFNLDMIVEYALLLENATTAAKVGFFLEQHRDALMVEENHLQSLKKEQPAQPHYLDRRNRKNGVLVKNWNIMVPKEIIHQVWDEII, from the coding sequence ATGAAATACAATAACTTTTTTGCCAGACATCCTGTTTTCACCTTAGAGGAATTTGACGCCTACCTTGCCTCCTCCGGCTCTTTCAGCCCCAAAAATCGCAACGCAATCCTGGCGTATTATCGGAAGCAGGGGCGGCTGATCGCAGTACGTCGGGGGTTGCACGCCGTCGTCCCCCTTGGGATGACTCCGGAATCGACTCCCGTTGATCCCTTCCTTCTTGCAGGTAAGATGACCAATGATGCGGTTTTGGCATATCACACCGCCCTTGAATTTCATGGAAGCGCCTATTCCGCAACAAACCGGTTTATGTATCTATCGCAAAAACAATCCGTCCCGCTGCATTTTCGCGGTTGCGAGTTTAAGTGCACTCCTGGGCCAAAGGTTTTAGTCGACAAGGATATGGAGTCGTTCGGGGTGGAAACCGCAGAACGAATGGGAGTCTCCTTGCGTGTTACAAGCCTGGAGCGCACCTTGGTGGATATCCTCGATCGCCCCAACCTCGGGGGGGCCTGGGAGGAAATCTGGCGGTCTTTGGAACTGGTTGAATATTTCAACTTGGATATGATAGTCGAGTATGCTCTTCTGTTGGAAAATGCAACCACCGCCGCCAAGGTTGGCTTCTTTCTGGAGCAACATCGCGACGCCCTGATGGTTGAAGAAAATCACCTCCAGTCTTTAAAAAAGGAACAACCTGCTCAGCCCCATTATCTTGACCGGAGAAACAGAAAAAACGGCGTCCTCGTTAAGAATTGGAACATCATGGTTCCCAAGGAAATCATCCACCAAGTATGGGATGAAATAATATGA
- a CDS encoding bifunctional riboflavin kinase/FAD synthetase: MQLIENLEAIKQPFSKAVITIGNFDGVHIGHQALFSEVIQKADSIGGSSMAMTFEPHPARFLKKENFPPLITLYEQKVELISRTGLDALVVVPFNEAFASLSPQEFVEDILIKRLGVKVLIVGPDYCFGKGREGNVEYLQQIAEPLDFELMVVPWIGQAGPNGERISSTRIRELVQEGKIEEAKRLLGRDYQVRGMVVKGRNRGGKLLGFPTANIHLTDELCPKAGVYAVTMQVEDAVYPAVANIGYSPTFDDYIFTVEVHALDFSGDLYDKKIKVNFIARLRGEIKFPNLDALIEQIREDIIIAREIIPV, encoded by the coding sequence ATGCAATTAATCGAGAACCTGGAAGCCATTAAACAGCCGTTTTCAAAGGCTGTTATTACCATTGGAAATTTTGACGGGGTCCACATCGGACATCAGGCCCTTTTTTCCGAAGTCATCCAAAAGGCGGACTCCATCGGAGGCAGTTCCATGGCCATGACCTTTGAACCGCATCCGGCCCGTTTTCTGAAAAAGGAGAATTTTCCGCCTCTTATCACTCTGTATGAACAAAAAGTAGAGCTTATCAGCCGCACCGGACTGGACGCCCTGGTGGTCGTTCCCTTTAATGAGGCCTTCGCTTCCCTGAGCCCTCAGGAGTTTGTGGAGGACATCCTCATCAAACGATTGGGCGTAAAAGTGCTGATTGTCGGACCCGACTATTGCTTCGGCAAGGGCCGGGAGGGCAACGTGGAATATTTGCAGCAAATTGCAGAACCCCTGGACTTCGAGCTTATGGTGGTCCCCTGGATCGGCCAGGCCGGACCCAACGGAGAGCGCATCAGCAGCACCCGCATCCGGGAGCTTGTCCAGGAGGGAAAAATCGAGGAGGCCAAACGCCTTCTCGGCCGGGACTATCAGGTCCGCGGCATGGTGGTCAAAGGCCGCAACCGGGGCGGCAAGCTCTTGGGCTTTCCTACGGCCAATATCCACCTGACCGACGAGTTGTGCCCCAAGGCCGGCGTATACGCTGTCACTATGCAGGTGGAGGACGCCGTGTATCCGGCGGTGGCCAATATCGGCTACAGCCCCACTTTCGACGATTACATCTTCACCGTGGAAGTCCACGCCCTGGATTTCTCCGGGGATCTGTACGACAAAAAAATTAAGGTGAATTTCATTGCCAGGCTCCGGGGCGAGATCAAGTTTCCCAATCTGGACGCCCTGATCGAGCAAATCCGGGAGGACATCATAATCGCCAGGGAGATAATCCCCGTATGA
- a CDS encoding lysylphosphatidylglycerol synthase transmembrane domain-containing protein, whose amino-acid sequence MKGKKLVLSLIVGLVISGLGLYFSFRKVQFEPLMNYIVSINYWWTLPALGMAMISFFLRAWRWRVIMGSVERLGFWEAYHPMMIGFMMNCILPGRVGELARPAILKRRKNVPFFQTLATVAAERAFDLIILLSLFAVVTAYVQIDPNLEVAVDQYTISSKVLQNAATAMTRLSIVLIAGIILVSFEFSRGLMERIILASPSILFFLSLDAQEKVRQKICLPIVGIMNGIAQGFGAIKDFGKVLLCLGISLALWSLLAGTYFVMVQGCPGISMSALELTAMMVIICFAISLPSAPGFWGLWEAGGIFAMVLFGVPRDEAAGFTLVNHVIQLIVPIILGLISVVMTGVSIRQISSAGEELAENNIQTTERG is encoded by the coding sequence ATGAAGGGAAAAAAATTAGTCCTTTCCCTGATTGTGGGCCTGGTCATTTCCGGGCTGGGCCTGTATTTTTCGTTCCGAAAGGTTCAGTTCGAGCCTTTGATGAACTACATCGTCTCCATCAATTACTGGTGGACTCTGCCCGCCCTGGGCATGGCCATGATCAGCTTTTTTCTGCGGGCGTGGCGTTGGCGGGTGATCATGGGCTCGGTGGAGCGGCTTGGCTTCTGGGAAGCCTACCACCCCATGATGATCGGGTTTATGATGAACTGCATCCTTCCCGGCAGGGTGGGGGAGCTTGCCCGGCCCGCCATCTTGAAACGACGGAAAAACGTTCCGTTTTTTCAAACCCTGGCGACAGTGGCGGCGGAGCGGGCCTTTGACCTCATCATACTCTTAAGCCTGTTTGCGGTGGTGACGGCCTATGTGCAGATCGATCCCAACCTGGAAGTGGCGGTGGATCAATACACCATTTCCAGCAAGGTGCTGCAGAACGCTGCAACGGCCATGACCCGGCTTTCCATCGTGCTGATTGCCGGAATCATCCTGGTGAGCTTTGAGTTTTCCCGCGGACTCATGGAGCGGATTATCCTGGCGTCTCCATCGATCCTGTTTTTCCTGAGCCTTGACGCCCAGGAAAAGGTGCGGCAAAAAATTTGCCTTCCCATCGTGGGAATTATGAACGGGATCGCCCAGGGCTTCGGCGCCATCAAGGATTTCGGCAAGGTCTTGTTATGCCTTGGAATTTCCCTGGCGCTCTGGAGCCTGCTGGCCGGAACGTATTTTGTCATGGTCCAGGGATGTCCGGGTATTTCCATGTCGGCCCTGGAATTAACCGCCATGATGGTTATAATATGCTTTGCAATCTCCCTTCCTTCCGCGCCGGGCTTTTGGGGCCTGTGGGAGGCCGGGGGGATATTCGCCATGGTGCTCTTTGGCGTGCCTCGGGACGAGGCCGCCGGATTTACCCTGGTCAACCACGTAATCCAGTTGATAGTGCCCATTATTTTGGGCCTGATAAGCGTGGTCATGACCGGAGTCAGCATCAGGCAAATTTCGAGCGCCGGCGAAGAGCTGGCTGAAAATAATATTCAAACTACAGAGAGGGGATAG
- the def gene encoding peptide deformylase, translating to MALLDIVTYPAPILGKPCKLIEDIDEDLVCLVEDMTETLYDAPGLGLAAVQVGVDKAMLVYDVAEDENSESTGLKVLINPKIVHAEGKVTSENEGCLSVPEFRADVPRFACVTVEGVDHEGKPVKIDAEGLLSIVLQHEIDHLEGKLFIDRISSLKRSMYKRRVAKALKAER from the coding sequence GTGGCTCTTTTAGACATAGTGACCTATCCGGCGCCCATTTTGGGAAAGCCGTGTAAACTTATTGAAGATATCGACGAAGACCTTGTTTGCCTCGTGGAGGATATGACCGAAACTTTGTACGACGCTCCGGGCCTGGGCCTGGCCGCCGTGCAGGTGGGCGTGGACAAAGCCATGCTGGTTTACGACGTGGCCGAGGACGAAAACTCGGAAAGCACTGGCCTTAAGGTGCTGATCAACCCCAAGATCGTCCATGCGGAAGGCAAGGTGACCTCGGAAAATGAAGGCTGCCTGAGCGTGCCTGAATTTCGCGCCGACGTTCCCAGGTTCGCCTGTGTGACCGTGGAAGGCGTGGATCATGAGGGCAAGCCGGTGAAGATCGATGCGGAAGGGCTGCTTTCCATTGTGCTTCAGCACGAAATCGACCACCTGGAGGGCAAGCTGTTCATCGACAGAATCAGCTCTTTAAAGCGCAGCATGTACAAGCGCCGCGTGGCAAAGGCCTTGAAGGCGGAAAGGTAG
- the fmt gene encoding methionyl-tRNA formyltransferase, producing MRIVFMGAPDFAVLPLKKLSEQGHDVAAVVTQPDRPKGRGRKLAPPPVKEEALRLGAPVLQPENPKTREFVSELAGYDADVFVVIAYGHILTKEVLALPKIMPINIHASILPAYRGPAPIQWAIINGDAKTGVTAMRMDAGMDTGDVLSVAEVGITDTDTSETLHDKLSQAGADLLINILDNLDSITPTPQEHDKATYARALSKADGEIRWEEPAFAIERLIRGVTPWPGAFTFLDGKRMRFLEARLWDEPTQAAPGTVISSTGGVFLVATGDGVLNITRVQGASGKPLKAEDYLRGARIDPGAKLG from the coding sequence GTGAGAATCGTGTTCATGGGCGCCCCGGACTTTGCCGTCCTTCCATTGAAAAAATTATCCGAGCAGGGCCATGACGTGGCCGCGGTGGTCACCCAGCCGGACCGGCCCAAGGGCCGCGGCAGAAAGCTGGCGCCTCCTCCGGTCAAGGAAGAGGCGTTGCGCCTGGGGGCTCCGGTTTTACAGCCGGAAAACCCCAAGACCCGGGAGTTTGTCAGCGAGCTTGCGGGCTATGATGCGGACGTGTTTGTGGTCATTGCATACGGGCATATCCTGACCAAAGAGGTCCTGGCTCTGCCCAAAATCATGCCCATAAACATCCACGCCTCTATTTTGCCGGCGTATCGCGGTCCTGCGCCCATCCAGTGGGCCATCATCAACGGAGACGCCAAGACCGGCGTGACAGCCATGCGCATGGACGCGGGCATGGATACGGGCGACGTTCTGTCCGTCGCCGAGGTGGGGATTACGGATACGGACACCTCCGAGACTTTGCATGACAAGTTGTCCCAGGCCGGAGCGGACTTGTTAATCAATATCCTGGACAATCTGGACTCCATCACGCCCACGCCCCAGGAGCACGACAAAGCAACCTACGCACGGGCCCTTTCCAAGGCGGACGGGGAGATTCGTTGGGAAGAGCCCGCCTTTGCCATAGAAAGGCTGATTCGCGGCGTGACTCCCTGGCCCGGCGCTTTCACCTTTTTGGACGGCAAACGCATGCGCTTCCTGGAAGCCCGTTTATGGGACGAGCCCACCCAGGCCGCTCCCGGAACGGTGATTTCCAGCACGGGCGGCGTGTTTTTGGTTGCTACGGGCGACGGCGTGCTGAACATCACGCGGGTCCAGGGCGCTTCGGGCAAGCCCTTGAAAGCGGAAGATTATCTTCGCGGCGCCAGGATCGATCCGGGCGCCAAACTGGGATAA
- the rsmB gene encoding 16S rRNA (cytosine(967)-C(5))-methyltransferase RsmB, with the protein MKPPAGKDKSRITAARILDRLESGDQVLDVVLDRALDEEPGLTRKDRALVMALVYGVLRNRGRIDWVISSFSKTKLKKIQPEILNILRMGVFQLLFLDRVPPALAVDSSVEMAKKAAPVFVSKFVNGVLRNVERKGRGLQLPDFAKDPLKAICVAESYPEWMVKRWIKRFGAEETLELCKAGNKIAPITIRVNSLAASRDEVADQIRDQVKNLELHDWPPMAMSFSAPLVPVFELPGFTEGKFSVQDAASQMTALCLDPQPGEKVLDACAGLGSKTSHMAQLMDNKGEILAADLEPGKLKKLEEEMARLKVSIVTTRAVDFTGERSLEPQGFDKVLVDAPCTGLGVIRRNPDSKWSKTLNSIHKHAKLQGMILSRAAELVRPGGLILYSVCSMEPEETDGVIKAFLRNNEDFTLEPSPLPKDGDQTMLDEHGCMRTFPHRQGMDGFFAARMRRRA; encoded by the coding sequence GTGAAACCTCCTGCCGGCAAGGACAAATCACGAATTACTGCAGCAAGAATCCTGGATCGTCTGGAATCCGGCGATCAGGTTCTGGACGTAGTCCTGGACCGCGCCCTGGACGAAGAGCCGGGGCTCACCCGCAAGGATCGGGCGCTGGTCATGGCCCTGGTATACGGCGTTTTGCGCAATCGCGGCCGTATCGACTGGGTTATCAGTTCGTTTTCCAAGACCAAGTTAAAGAAAATTCAGCCCGAAATTCTGAATATTCTACGGATGGGCGTGTTTCAGCTTTTGTTCCTGGACAGGGTGCCTCCGGCCCTGGCCGTGGATTCCTCCGTGGAAATGGCTAAAAAGGCCGCTCCTGTTTTTGTGTCCAAGTTTGTCAACGGCGTCCTGCGCAATGTGGAGCGAAAGGGCAGGGGGCTTCAGCTTCCCGACTTCGCCAAAGACCCGCTTAAGGCTATTTGCGTGGCCGAATCCTATCCTGAATGGATGGTCAAACGCTGGATCAAACGCTTTGGAGCCGAAGAAACCCTGGAACTATGCAAGGCGGGCAACAAAATCGCGCCCATAACCATCCGGGTGAATTCCCTGGCTGCATCCCGGGACGAAGTTGCGGACCAAATTCGGGACCAAGTCAAAAATTTGGAATTGCACGATTGGCCGCCCATGGCCATGTCGTTTTCAGCGCCTCTGGTCCCTGTATTTGAGCTGCCGGGTTTTACTGAGGGAAAGTTTTCCGTGCAGGACGCCGCCTCCCAAATGACGGCCCTTTGCCTGGATCCTCAACCCGGAGAAAAGGTGTTGGACGCCTGCGCCGGGCTGGGCTCCAAAACCAGCCACATGGCCCAACTTATGGACAACAAAGGGGAAATCCTGGCCGCCGACCTGGAGCCGGGTAAGCTCAAAAAACTTGAGGAGGAAATGGCGCGGCTAAAGGTTTCCATTGTCACAACGCGTGCTGTGGATTTTACTGGGGAGCGTTCATTGGAGCCCCAAGGCTTTGACAAGGTTTTGGTGGACGCGCCCTGCACGGGATTGGGCGTAATTCGCCGCAACCCGGATTCCAAATGGTCCAAGACCCTGAATTCCATCCACAAGCACGCCAAACTCCAGGGGATGATCCTATCCCGCGCCGCGGAGCTTGTCAGGCCCGGGGGCTTGATCCTATACTCGGTTTGCAGTATGGAACCGGAGGAAACGGACGGCGTTATTAAGGCTTTTTTAAGGAACAATGAGGACTTCACCCTGGAGCCGAGTCCTTTGCCCAAGGATGGGGATCAAACCATGCTGGACGAGCATGGCTGCATGCGAACCTTTCCCCACAGGCAGGGTATGGACGGCTTTTTTGCAGCACGCATGAGGCGTCGAGCATGA
- a CDS encoding PASTA domain-containing protein codes for MIKKLPRLLIYIVIFFVVMGGSAYLSLRFLFGSADTVTAPDLVGKDVVYVLQTLSAMGLNTKVAGMRYHPTIPENSVVSQDPEPGREIKKDRDVRIILSSGPETLSMPSLVGSDLRRARIWIEDNGLNLAWITRVYDDALPDTILAQEPLPPDSVARGAEVRLLVSQGKRPKAMIMPDFSGLNPEDAMLLAERWGFKVNDVRAVNKVDQPPGVVVDQYPAMGYRILEGQGIELTVNRPKPNDNQSIGRSQGPGFVSFRVPPGFLKSHMELKVSVGGGLQVLYDEYVSPGTRLWFLLPDKDGEFFLYRDGRIIKQSREIFFYGRLKK; via the coding sequence ATGATCAAAAAACTGCCCAGGCTTCTGATATACATTGTGATTTTTTTTGTCGTCATGGGCGGAAGCGCCTATCTTTCCCTGCGCTTTCTGTTCGGCTCCGCCGACACGGTGACGGCCCCGGATCTTGTTGGCAAAGACGTGGTGTACGTCCTGCAAACCCTTTCCGCCATGGGCCTGAACACCAAAGTGGCGGGCATGCGCTATCATCCCACGATTCCGGAAAACAGCGTGGTTTCCCAGGACCCGGAGCCGGGCAGGGAAATCAAGAAAGACCGGGATGTGCGCATCATTCTGTCTTCCGGGCCGGAAACCCTGTCCATGCCCAGCCTGGTGGGGTCGGATCTTCGCAGGGCGAGAATTTGGATCGAGGATAACGGTCTGAACCTGGCCTGGATCACCAGGGTGTACGACGACGCTTTGCCAGACACGATTCTAGCCCAAGAGCCTTTGCCGCCCGACTCCGTGGCGCGCGGTGCGGAAGTCCGTTTGCTGGTGAGTCAGGGCAAACGCCCCAAGGCCATGATCATGCCGGATTTCTCCGGTTTGAACCCGGAAGACGCCATGTTACTGGCCGAACGCTGGGGCTTCAAGGTGAACGACGTCCGGGCGGTGAACAAGGTGGACCAGCCGCCCGGAGTAGTGGTTGACCAGTATCCGGCGATGGGGTATCGCATTCTGGAAGGCCAGGGCATAGAGCTTACGGTCAATCGGCCCAAACCTAATGACAACCAGAGTATAGGCCGAAGCCAGGGGCCTGGGTTTGTATCCTTCCGCGTGCCTCCGGGATTCTTGAAGAGCCATATGGAGCTTAAGGTCAGCGTGGGAGGCGGCCTGCAGGTCCTTTACGACGAATATGTTAGTCCGGGAACCCGGTTGTGGTTCCTGCTGCCGGACAAGGACGGGGAGTTTTTCCTGTACCGGGACGGCCGAATAATCAAGCAAAGCCGTGAAATATTTTTTTATGGGAGACTGAAAAAGTGA
- the rpe gene encoding ribulose-phosphate 3-epimerase: MKIIAPSILSADFARLGEEVQAVEKAGADWIHVDVMDGRFVPNITIGPVVCKAVNRVTDLPLDVHLMIKQPELYVEDFVKAGADYITIQVESTTHLNRTVNLIRELGAKPGVVLNPTTPLSSLEWVLEYVDLVMLMSVNPGFGGQKFIDNSLRKTEELANMIQSKGLNALIELDGGINSKTIKSASDAGCDAFVAGSAIFGSEDYAATIKEFRTLLGEA, from the coding sequence GTGAAAATTATAGCACCCTCGATTTTGTCCGCGGACTTCGCCCGCCTGGGCGAGGAAGTACAGGCTGTTGAAAAAGCTGGAGCCGACTGGATTCACGTGGACGTCATGGACGGCCGGTTTGTGCCCAACATCACCATTGGCCCCGTGGTCTGCAAGGCGGTCAACAGGGTGACGGACCTTCCCCTTGACGTGCATTTGATGATCAAACAGCCGGAACTGTACGTGGAGGATTTCGTCAAGGCCGGGGCGGATTACATCACCATCCAGGTGGAGTCCACCACCCATCTCAACCGGACCGTCAACCTTATCCGGGAACTGGGCGCCAAGCCGGGCGTGGTATTAAATCCCACAACGCCTTTGTCCTCCCTGGAATGGGTGCTGGAATACGTGGACTTGGTTATGCTCATGAGCGTCAACCCGGGTTTCGGCGGCCAGAAGTTCATTGATAACAGCCTGCGGAAAACCGAGGAATTGGCTAATATGATCCAATCCAAAGGCCTGAACGCGCTCATCGAGCTGGACGGGGGCATTAATTCCAAGACCATCAAGTCCGCTTCCGACGCCGGGTGCGACGCCTTTGTGGCCGGTTCGGCTATTTTCGGCAGCGAAGATTACGCGGCGACCATCAAGGAGTTCAGAACCCTTTTGGGTGAGGCTTAG
- the aroQ gene encoding type II 3-dehydroquinate dehydratase: MANTNKPVILVLNGPNLNMLGKREPEVYGSTTLDEINEGLITQAEELGLEVQCFQSNSEGALVTKIQEAFQNVDGIIINPAAYTHTSVAIRDALLLHDVPIIELHLSNVYKREEFRHKSFVSGVATAQMAGFGAMGYNMALQAMADMVKGG; this comes from the coding sequence ATGGCAAATACGAACAAACCCGTCATACTGGTCCTGAACGGTCCGAACCTGAACATGCTGGGCAAACGGGAGCCCGAAGTCTACGGCTCCACCACCCTGGATGAAATCAATGAGGGCCTGATAACGCAGGCGGAGGAATTGGGCCTGGAGGTTCAATGCTTTCAATCCAATTCCGAGGGCGCCCTGGTGACCAAAATCCAGGAGGCCTTTCAAAACGTGGACGGCATCATCATCAACCCGGCGGCCTACACCCATACCAGCGTGGCCATCCGGGACGCCTTGCTGCTGCATGACGTTCCCATTATCGAGCTTCACCTGTCCAATGTGTACAAGCGGGAAGAGTTTCGCCACAAGTCTTTTGTTTCGGGTGTGGCAACGGCCCAGATGGCGGGCTTCGGCGCCATGGGTTACAACATGGCCCTGCAGGCTATGGCTGACATGGTGAAAGGCGGTTAA